A genome region from Arthrobacter sp. V1I9 includes the following:
- a CDS encoding alkaline phosphatase family protein, giving the protein MPEDRHPNVNLSARPHPQVVLPAAPAYGQRSIAEVLTSAAASLGVDGFANTLGLPAAPRVCVVLADGLGRNLLKQKAAHTPFLRSVVQAGQGEVPVWLDSAFPSTTAAALASFGTGLAPGQHGMVGYDVLDPEQDKVVNLLGNWDAGVDPAVWQPFPTVLERAAEHVNVITVSLPQFGGSPMTRAALRGGNFISAITAHARTEAAAEAMSAAGPSLMYFYLNELDKAGHRYGCQSEQWEHQLEELDATMKRLNASLPAGTTILLTADHGMLDVPEQQRIDFSADPALVEGVRHTAGEPRMVHLYLEAGMGEDGRDRLLAAWRARFGEKVWAFTREDALAAGLFGEVRPAVEGRIGDVMIAARDAVALYDTRRVRPTAMEVVGQHGSLTKAEREVPLLCLTAGGRSSRRG; this is encoded by the coding sequence ATGCCCGAAGACCGCCACCCGAACGTTAACCTTTCCGCCCGGCCCCACCCTCAGGTTGTCCTGCCGGCCGCTCCTGCCTACGGTCAGCGCTCCATCGCCGAGGTGCTGACCAGCGCCGCGGCAAGCCTGGGCGTAGACGGGTTTGCGAACACCCTTGGCCTGCCTGCCGCCCCGCGCGTGTGTGTTGTGCTGGCCGACGGGCTCGGCCGGAACCTGCTGAAGCAGAAAGCAGCCCACACACCCTTCCTGCGCTCCGTTGTCCAGGCGGGGCAGGGCGAGGTGCCTGTTTGGCTGGATTCTGCGTTTCCTTCCACCACCGCAGCCGCTCTGGCGAGTTTCGGCACCGGCCTGGCCCCGGGCCAGCACGGCATGGTGGGCTATGACGTCCTCGACCCGGAGCAGGACAAGGTAGTCAACCTGCTCGGCAACTGGGATGCCGGCGTCGACCCCGCGGTATGGCAGCCTTTTCCCACCGTGCTGGAACGCGCGGCGGAACACGTGAACGTCATCACGGTCAGCTTGCCGCAGTTCGGCGGCTCGCCCATGACCCGCGCAGCCTTGCGGGGCGGCAATTTTATCTCAGCCATCACCGCGCACGCCCGGACGGAAGCGGCGGCCGAGGCCATGTCCGCCGCCGGTCCGTCACTGATGTACTTCTACCTGAACGAGCTGGACAAGGCCGGGCACCGCTACGGCTGCCAGTCCGAGCAATGGGAGCACCAGCTCGAAGAGCTTGACGCCACCATGAAGCGGCTCAATGCTTCCCTCCCGGCCGGCACCACTATCCTGCTCACGGCCGACCACGGCATGCTGGACGTCCCCGAACAGCAACGTATCGACTTTTCCGCTGACCCCGCACTGGTGGAAGGCGTCCGGCATACGGCGGGGGAGCCTCGCATGGTCCACCTCTACCTTGAAGCCGGTATGGGGGAAGACGGCAGGGACCGGCTGCTCGCCGCGTGGCGGGCACGCTTTGGTGAAAAGGTGTGGGCGTTCACCCGGGAGGACGCACTGGCGGCGGGCCTGTTCGGCGAGGTTCGTCCCGCCGTCGAGGGCAGGATAGGTGACGTCATGATCGCGGCCCGGGACGCCGTCGCCCTTTACGACACCCGGCGCGTCCGTCCTACGGCCATGGAGGTCGTGGGCCAGCACGGCTCGCTCACCAAAGCCGAACGGGAGGTTCCCCTGCTCTGCTTAACGGCCGGCGGCAGGAGTTCCCGCCGTGGCTGA
- the sepH gene encoding septation protein SepH produces MQDLRLVGVHDDGAHLLLSGAGGEMFQLPIDEALRTASRSAARPPAERPAIPMSPRDIQARIRAGATAADVAELSGLPLAKVERYEGPVLAEREYVAQQARKVEVASPSPGHDIYRSAFGDNPATLADMVAHRLSAHGIDPSTVEWDSWRRQDGTWTVQASFETNTGGKAGIGEEPPALWTFNPARKSLQNANRWAQQLSELEPLDGPVPARRLSAVSDRPFDFEADADSVRPSPGSGPDAGQADGKESDGLLDMLRSRRGQRLGVDEDSDDALALLLTHGVPAAHPRPSEVAPEAEEQVDEPQDDIPEAPAAEGPAAQGSSFVRRRDARPSMLSRLSLIPPHRDAVDDTLKLHDGVSTNTREITIVASPQRPSDSIAEAANGDASGSSNGTGTNGNPASSGGLNELLGGNPRRQAPRHDDSSPTTGQLPETGAPERQPGRPKRSSVPSWDEIVFGTRGD; encoded by the coding sequence ATGCAGGATCTACGGCTTGTAGGCGTACACGACGACGGAGCACATCTCCTGTTGAGCGGTGCCGGCGGCGAGATGTTCCAGCTGCCGATCGACGAAGCGCTGAGGACCGCGAGCAGGTCAGCGGCGAGGCCGCCGGCCGAGCGGCCTGCCATTCCCATGTCCCCGAGGGACATCCAGGCCCGCATCCGGGCTGGTGCGACCGCTGCTGATGTGGCGGAACTGTCCGGCCTGCCGCTGGCCAAGGTGGAACGCTACGAGGGACCCGTCCTGGCTGAGCGCGAGTACGTGGCCCAGCAGGCACGCAAGGTGGAAGTAGCCTCGCCTTCGCCGGGCCACGACATCTACCGGTCTGCTTTCGGTGACAACCCCGCCACGCTGGCTGACATGGTGGCACACCGCCTGTCAGCCCATGGCATTGATCCATCCACGGTGGAGTGGGATTCCTGGCGGCGCCAGGACGGAACGTGGACTGTGCAGGCAAGCTTCGAAACGAATACCGGCGGAAAAGCCGGCATTGGCGAAGAGCCTCCGGCACTGTGGACTTTCAACCCAGCCAGGAAGTCGCTGCAGAACGCCAACCGGTGGGCGCAGCAGCTCAGCGAACTTGAGCCCCTGGACGGGCCTGTCCCGGCGCGCAGGCTTTCGGCAGTTTCCGACCGCCCCTTTGACTTCGAGGCCGACGCGGACTCGGTCCGCCCTTCGCCCGGTTCCGGGCCTGATGCCGGCCAGGCGGACGGCAAGGAATCGGACGGACTCCTGGACATGCTTCGCTCGCGCCGCGGGCAGCGCTTGGGAGTGGACGAGGACTCGGACGACGCCTTGGCGCTGCTGCTGACCCACGGAGTCCCGGCCGCCCACCCGAGGCCGTCGGAAGTGGCGCCCGAAGCAGAGGAGCAGGTTGACGAGCCGCAGGATGACATCCCGGAGGCACCGGCTGCAGAGGGTCCGGCGGCACAGGGCAGCTCCTTTGTCCGCAGGAGGGACGCCAGGCCCTCCATGCTGTCCCGCCTCAGCCTGATCCCTCCGCACCGGGACGCAGTCGATGACACCTTGAAGCTGCACGACGGCGTGAGCACCAATACCCGCGAGATCACCATCGTTGCGTCCCCCCAGCGTCCCTCTGACAGCATCGCCGAAGCCGCGAACGGGGACGCCAGCGGCAGCAGTAACGGTACTGGCACTAACGGCAACCCTGCCAGCAGCGGAGGTTTGAATGAGTTGTTGGGCGGGAATCCCCGGCGCCAGGCGCCGCGGCACGACGACAGCTCCCCCACTACTGGACAGTTGCCGGAAACCGGCGCCCCTGAGCGCCAGCCGGGCAGGCCCAAGCGCTCCAGCGTCCCGTCCTGGGATGAAATTGTGTTTGGTACTCGCGGAGATTAG